One window of the Lachancea thermotolerans CBS 6340 chromosome A complete sequence genome contains the following:
- the MRX1 gene encoding Mrx1p (similar to uniprot|P40050 Saccharomyces cerevisiae YER077C Hypothetical ORF): MVRKATIVNLTTFLRGLHVQVPNCASQLRDRITHFERNHEVLRKSRSQLKRIEERRRLDLKNLNKTPYSQQHARHVLKRKYEVPSEDLDSTKLGPTSESDLRFLKLTHDKRLLYTILGVTGEQLRDSKLIAADVSKFLSRNQLEKAVFLARLAKSRGVVGMNKVIEHFCQVKQDAGSAIDMYNWRKKWDIPPNEFTHTILFDGLANVKQPLSEKQSQRVLKIAKLLLEREEMNIAGFNASLSALANSVNVEYAFELFDARKKQISPDAITYTILLRALSLTQDDKLCMARLDAVMASVPRKFLDGRVVYEYCHVLHNRKDSMLSKMAIKALANFFDINIPLEKISFPAGVNLPSLQFWDVKQRFDSNKFVADLFFQNCERNKLYELAWETYKAWNSENPRLLELPVHERMIRIVTAAFPTKCAEMATEVFKNVNLRHRSGKNGMLLVYRAFERQAGKKFINDSESNVDKLLTQLFDFSIELEGKHWKELGTRVLNWKAWMFCWNVVNKANERRKISNERAKWILDQYLRTILTGQTNRAGIQHEDHAGLRHVGLESVRFLSSFADHFKIKGESELNDFVSEHDRQFFLYRRLLLRFKDRILEQVKILEGRPGSAESVEESIKQTAEKLLATKLPDQA; this comes from the coding sequence ATGGTCAGAAAGGCAACGATTGTAAACCTCACAACGTTTTTGAGAGGACTCCACGTTCAAGTGCCAAATTGTGCATCACAGTTGCGCGACAGGATTACTCACTTCGAAAGGAATCATGAAGTTTTAAGAAAATCACGATCACAGCTCAAGAGAATCGAGGAAAGGCGGCGGCTAGATCTGAAAAACCTGAATAAAACACCTTATTCACAACAACATGCTAGGCACGTCTTGAAACGCAAGTATGAGGTACCAAGCGAAGACTTAGACTCTACAAAGCTTGGACCAACCAGCGAATCTGACTTAcgatttttgaagctcacGCACGACAAAAGGCTACTTTATACCATCTTAGGTGTTACTGGAGAACAGTTAAGAGACTCAAAATTAATTGCAGCAGATGTTTCTAAGTTTTTGTCTCGAAACCAGCTGGAAAAGGCCGTTTTTTTAGCTAGATTAGCCAAAAGCCGAGGTGTTGTGGGGATGAATAAGGTTATAGAGCATTTCTGCCAGGTGAAACAGGATGCTGGATCTGCCATTGATATGTATAACTGGAGAAAAAAATGGGATATTCCGCCCAATGAGTTCACGCACACAATACTCTTCGATGGACTGGCCAACGTAAAGCAGCCTTTAAGCGAGAAACAGTCGCAAAGGGTGTTGAAGATTGCGAAGCTACTACTAGAGCGCGAGGAAATGAATATTGCTGGGTTCAACGCTTCCTTAAGCGCTCTGGCTAACAGCGTGAACGTTGAATACGCTTTTGAGTTGTTCGATGCTAGGAAGAAACAAATTTCTCCAGACGCTATTACATACACAATTTTGCTCCGAGCCCTTTCTTTAACTCAAGATGATAAGCTTTGCATGGCAAGGTTGGACGCTGTAATGGCAAGTGTACCGAGAAAATTCCTAGATGGAAGGGTAGTGTATGAATATTGTCATGTCCTGCATAACCGAAAGGATAGCATGCTTTCTAAAATGGCAATTAAGGCTCTCGcaaatttctttgacatcAATATAccacttgaaaagataAGCTTTCCAGCAGGAGTTAATTTGCCCTCTCTGCAATTTTGGGACGTTAAGCAGAGATTCGATTCAAACAAGTTCGTTGCGGATCtattctttcaaaactgtgaAAGGAATAAGCTCTACGAATTAGCATGGGAGACTTACAAGGCATGGAATTCGGAAAACCCACGCCTTCTGGAGCTCCCGGTTCACGAGAGGATGATAAGAATTGTCACGGCGGCTTTTCCAACCAAGTGCGCAGAAATGGCAACGGAAGTATTCAAAAATGTGAACCTGCGTCATCGCTCGGGCAAAAATGGGATGCTCTTGGTGTACAGGGCATTTGAGAGACAAGCAGGcaaaaagttcattaaTGACAGTGAATCCAACGTTGATAAGCTATTAACGCAGTTATTTGACTTTTCAATAGAACTCGAAGGAAAGCATTggaaagaacttggaaCGCGCGTTTTAAATTGGAAAGCTTGGATGTTTTGTTGGAACGTAGTCAATAAGGCCAACGAAAGACGCAAAATAAGCAACGAAAGGGCTAAGTGGATTCTTGACCAGTATCTGAGAACGATATTGACAGGGCAAACAAATAGAGCAGGAATACAGCATGAAGACCATGCGGGTCTAAGGCATGTGGGCCTCGAAAGTGTCAGGTTCCTAAGCTCTTTCGCAGACCATTTTAAGATCAAAGGGGAGTCGGAACTGAACGACTTCGTCAGCGAGCACGATCGCCAATTCTTCCTCTACAGAAGGCTCTTGCTGAGATTCAAGGATAGGATTCTGGAACAGGTCAAGATCCTGGAGGGCAGGCCGGGCAGTGCTGAAAGCGTGGAAGAGTCCATCAAACAGACGGCGGAAAAGCTACTGGCGACCAAGCTTCCAGACCAGGCTTAA
- the PCI8 gene encoding Pci8p (similar to uniprot|P40512 Saccharomyces cerevisiae YIL071C PCI8 Possible shared subunit of Cop9 signalosome (CSN) and eIF3 binds eIF3b subunit Prt1p has possible dual functions in transcriptional and translational control contains a PCI (Proteasome-COP9 signalosome (CSN)-eIF3) domain), with amino-acid sequence MDLLNGFYGPVLVERAAFAAQDEFLSPEIKSVWCSAAFEYLGLLQFNGSPHIGTISKFVEGNQGNLIPNASTAKVQVNYNVCRKVVAHEFSDAIALQEADSNVPFLEKLYGIVRLLILGEKWKSLDEIDHRLDAYLKSKEGCLSEAEKHLTLAVRLLICGALYLQGRYFDCIKYFVTAIQKDGAIFDMLLLSDSEAFFTTEEIITMITLSVIVSVPLDNYEEFAQLEELKPLFVIAPTLSSCLSLLIDTSYNSFLKLWNESFDQKCSSSYFLCGRWKEVQATMRYKIYFFYLRISNRVEIRYLSETLGIDFETVRTEINSLIDDLTLNFSINDQLIYYRNRYEMSDIVKNLSSSKTILDERIEKLKNQNDLVRYQVQQSIIENNARLREQNRDLDACNDESNENLQNFVSNSEPDLGD; translated from the coding sequence ATGGACCTATTAAACGGTTTTTATGGGCCGGTGCTAGTCGAAAGGGCTGCTTTCGCAGCTCAAGATGAGTTTTTATCTCCGGAAATAAAAAGTGTATGGTGTAGCGCAGCCTTTGAATACCTGGGGTTACTGCAGTTCAACGGGTCTCCGCATATAGGAACGATATCAAAATTTGTTGAAGGAAACCAAGGCAACTTAATTCCAAATGCCAGCACGGCTAAGGTTCAAGTGAACTACAATGTGTGCCGGAAGGTTGTTGCGCACGAATTTTCTGACGCGATTGCCTTACAAGAAGCAGATAGCAACGTACCAtttcttgagaagctttacGGAATTGTTAGGCTTTTGATATTGGGTGAGAAATGGAAATCACTCGACGAAATTGATCATAGGCTGGATGCGTAtttgaaatcaaaagaGGGTTGTTTAAGTGAAGCGGAAAAGCACTTAACTCTGGCGGTTAGGCTTTTGATATGTGGGGCGCTATATCTTCAGGGAAGATATTTCGACTGCATAAAATACTTCGTGACAGCAATCCAAAAGGATGGCGCGATATTCGACATGCTTCTTCTATCAGACTCGGAAGCTTTCTTCACAACTGAAGAGATTATTACAATGATTACGCTATCAGTTATCGTCTCAGTACCGTTGGATAACTATGAAGAGTTTGCGCAGCTGGAAGAGTTAAAACCACTCTTCGTCATTGCCCCCACACTTTCTAGTTGTCTTTCATTGCTGATTGATACGAGCTATAatagctttttgaagttgtggAATGAAAGCTTTGACCAAAAGTGTTCATCTAGCTATTTCCTTTGTGGGCGCTGGAAAGAAGTCCAGGCAACTATGAGATACAAAATATATTTCTTCTACCTAAGAATATCAAATAGGGTCGAAATTCGCTATTTATCAGAGACCCTTGGAATTGACTTCGAGACAGTTCGGACAGAGATTAACAGCTTGATCGATGACTTGACTTTGAATTTCTCAATAAATGACCAATTGATTTACTATCGAAACAGGTATGAAATGTCTGATATAGTTAAGAATCTAAGCTCATCCAAAACCATTTTGGATGAAAGGattgaaaagctgaagaatCAAAATGATCTTGTAAGATATCAAGTTCAGCAATCGatcattgaaaacaacgcTCGGCTTCGTGAACAAAACAGAGACCTTGACGCCTGCAATGACGAGTCCAACGagaatcttcaaaactttgtATCTAACTCTGAACCGGATTTGGGTGATTGA